TTCAGTAGCGCCTTGGCTGTTGCGTTGAATAACAACACCTTGGTATAATTGGATACGCTCTTTGTTACCTTCTCTGATTTTATAGTGTACAGTTACTGTATCACCTGCTTTGAACGAAGGAATATTGTTCTTCGCTATACTTTGCTCTTCAACAAATTTTACTAAATCCATCTTATTAGGGTCTTTAAACGAATTTTAATCGTCTAGAATTCGGATTGCAAGTATAGATAAATTATTTGAATTATGAAAGCGAATTTTCAAAAAGAAATTTATCCACAATGGTCGGTTTGTGTAACTGGGTTAATAAGGTTGAAAATTAGCTTATTAAAGCGGTTTTTAACCTCAAAAAACGCATGTTGATAAAGTTGAAAACTAATTAAAGACAACCCAGAATTAAAAAGTTTTTTCAACCATTTACGTCGTTTGGCGATCAATTGATTGATTTCCATGATGCATTAGTCTTCTAAAAGATCCGGACGACGAGTGCGTGTGCGTTCAAGTGATTGTTCGTAGCGCCATTTCTCTATTTCCGGGGTATTCCCACTTAGTAGAATGTCAGGAACCTTCCATCCTCTGAATTCGGCCGGGCGGGTGTAAACTGGAGCATCTAATAAATCACCCTGGAATGAATCTGAAAGAGCCGAGGTTTCATCTGATAATACTCCGGGAATCAACCGAACTACTGCATCAACTAAGATCGCGGCGGGAAGCTCTCCCCCAGAAAGTACATAATCACCAATTGAGATTTCGCGAGTTACAAAATGCTCACGTATACGATTATCGATTCCTTTATAATGACCGCAAAGAACAATAAAGTTTTTTTGGGTTGAAAGCTGATTGCAAATGCTTTGGTTAAGCACTTCCCCGTCAGGGGTCATAAAAATGACTTCATCGTAATCACGTTCAGCCTTCAGTTTTTCAATGCAGAGAACAAAAGGCTCAACCATCATTACCATTCCTGATCCACCTCCATAAGGATAATCATCTACGGTTTTATGTTTGTTTGATGAATAATCTCGCAGGTTATGCACAACAATCTCGGCCAAACCTTTGCTTTGGGCGCGCTTTAAGATGGAGTGAGCAAATGGGCTATCAAGTAACTGGGGCAATACGGTAATAATGTCTATACGCATGGAGCAAAGATAAGGGCAAATTGGAAATGGTAAATCCGAAAAATAGTCTATGTGTAAAAAAATAGGGCCTTCTGTTTGAAAGCCCTTTCTTTAATATTCTTATTCCATTTTGGGGATATCCTCGCCGTCTTTTTCGACTTTTTCAATTCGCTTCTTGTGCTTTTTCTTGTCGCTGGCATTTTTAATAAAAGGGATCTCCTTAAGTAATTCGCTCGGGCTTACCCGTATTCCAACAGGTGGAGGTAATTTAAGTTCTTCTTCTGTTGGGATTGTTTTGGGGTTTACTTTATAGGCGTATGCGTTTTCAGGAATCTCTAGTTCTAAGAAAGCGCGTTTAAAGTTTTCTTTGGTTAGCCCGTAAACAGTTACTCCTTTCAGCGTGTATATCTGAGGGTGCATACGTATGTTTAAATACAGGCGATTATTTGGCACTTCATCCTGAAGGATAAATTCAAAATTTCCATAGCCCAATGCCGAGAATACTAACGTGTCCGTTTTATACATAGGAATAGAGAAAAACCCATTGATATCACTAACGGTTCCGCGACGAGAGTTTTTCACTCTTATGTTTACAAACGGAATCTTCTCGCTTAAACTATCAGCAGAGTAAATGGTGCCCGAAAACTGAATTACCGGTTGTTGAACAGGTTGAGTTTGGGCGTAGAGAGCAGATGCGGCACACACTGCTACAAGTAGAGCTAGCAGATATCTCAGTTTCTTAATCATCCTTAAATTTATCGTTTCTGATTTACATTTAAAACAGGTTCCCAAGATAAATATCAAGTAACCCCTCAGGCATTGAAACTGTGAGTTTTTTGCTTTTGACATCAATGCTTTTTATAATGTCTTCGTTAAGGGGTAATAAAACCTCAGTATCATTAACTGAAATTGAAGCCACAAATTGTTTTGGGTACTCAAAAACTTCTGAAATTTTTCCCAGATCGCCTTTAGTTTCATCAGTTACAAAATAACCGGTTAAGTCTTTATAGGTTAATTCACCTGTTTTTCGTTTCGGGCGCAATTTTTTAGGAATCAACACTTTTTTGCCGACTAACTTTGCTGCCTCTTCAATTGAGTTCACATCCTCTAGCCCAAAATAAGCAACTGATTTTTGAAAGCGCATGTTCTCAATGAAATAAGGAATGGGCTTGCCGTTTAACTCAACAAACAGGGTGTTTTTACTAAAGTAACTGTCTAAAATATCTTCTTCAAGATAAACCTGCACTTCTCCCTTTAATCCCTGAGTTTTGGATATGTATCCTATTGAAAAAAAATCTTCAGCTTTCATGTTAAATAGTTTAATAAATAGTGGTCCTGAGTCTGAGCGGGCAATACTTTAGGAACTAACTTTAAAAAGAATCAATTCAATCCGTTTTTATATAAACAAAAATAGCGAGACACTGAGCCTCGCTATTTTTATAATACTATTGAAGTTTTGCTTATTCAGCAGCAGCTTCGTTGGTTTCTTCAGTTGCTGGTGCTTCAGGAGCCTCTTCGGCAGGAGCTTCTTCAACAACAGGAGCATTTTTAGCAGCGATAGCAGCAGCTCTTTCTTCTTTGATTTTAACCTCTTCAGCGTAACGTGCTTTTGCTTTGTCAGCAGCAGCGTTTACTAAACCGGTTTTCTTAGCGTTAACTCTAGTTTCTTTAGCCTCTATCCAAGCAGTAAATTTAGCTTCAGCTTGTTCTTGGGTTAAAGCACCTTTGGTAACACCACCTAATAAATGTTTTTTGTACAATACACCTTTGTATGAAAGGATAGCACGTACAGTGTCAGTAGGCTGCGCACCGTTTTGTAACCATTCAACACCTTTGTCTACGTTAAGGTCAATTGTGGCCGGGTTGGTGTTTGGGTTATAAGAACCAATTCTTTCAATAAATTTACCATCCCTCGGAGCACGTGAATCCGCCACCACAATGTGATAAAAAGCATTACCTTTTTTACCGTGTCTTTGCAATCTAATTTTTGCAGGCATTTTTTTAAGTTTTTAAAGTTTAAAAATCCCCTTTATCTCCGCTAAAGGGACCGCAAAAGTAAGCATTTTTTTGTTCACATAACAGTGTAAGGATAAAAAAGATAACTATTTATGAAGGATTTTAAACGGAAGTTTATTTCCAGCTGCCAACGGCAGAGGTTTTATTTATTAATGATAAACTAACAATAATTTGAGCAAGTTGTAGGTTATATTTACACTATTAAAGTTTATGTATGATAAAATTAGCAATTGATATGGATGAGGTAATGGCCGATACCTGGGCCAAATTCATCCACCGATTTAAGGAAAGAGAAGGGTTTGAAATTACATCAGAGATGCTTACCGGAAAAGAGTTGTCGCAAGCAGTGCCTGCCGAATTAAAGCCAAAAGTTCATGAATGGATAAACGAAAAAGGCTTCTTTAGAGATTTGCCGGTTATGAAAGACGCCCAGAAAGTGGTGAAAGAATTGAATAAAAAGTACGAGGTGTTTGTTGCTAGTGCGGCTTCGGAATTTAGAAATTCTTATGAAGATAAGTATGACTGGTTAGCTGAATATTTTCCGTTTATTGACTGGCGCCATATTGTTTTTTGTGGAGATAAATCAATAATTGGAGCCGATATTATGATTGATGACCGCATCCGTAACTTTTCTCAGTTTAAAGGACGTCCTATCTTATATAGTTCTCCGCATAATCATTTTATTAAAGATTATGAACGGGTTAATAATTGGGAGGAAGTTGCCGAATTATTACTTTAATTCAGCATAATGGCCAACGTCGAACACTTTGGCTACAGAGGTTTTTCGTGCGCGTTAGACGCGCACGAGAAGGAGTGAGCTACTGCCCTTCCTTAAATTAATTCATCCTTCCAGTCTTTAATTACGTACGATTTTATAATTCCTTCAAGAATAAATGGATCTTCTCTAACAAATGCTTCAGCTGACGCGCGAGTTTTAAATATGGCCATGTTTCCCATATCGCTAAAAGGACCTATCCCAATTACATCACCACTCTTTATGTATTTATCTACAATTGATTTATGCCTTGGATAAACTGACATAATGGTATCCATTGTTGCGTTTGAGGATTCTCCTATTATTACTGCTTTCATTGTTTTAAATAAGGATAAGGTTAAATATGATTTTACTTTTGAGTAACTATTTCAGTAATTCATCAATGCTTTGTTGAGATACAAAATGATAGTTTACCCTGGCGGTTGAATAAATATCGCGGGCCATTTTTTTTCCTTCTTCTGTTGTTGTCAACGCATTGTAAAGGGGAAGCAAGAATCTCCTTCTGCCAACGTGATTCAAGAAACGAGCAAGTGAAGGGTAAGCCTCTACGTAATGGTTGTTAATCGCTAAGGTTAACCAGGCCGTTAATACTTCACTGTTTCCGGTATTTGTAAATCCGAAGGCCTTATCCAATTCTTTCATTTTTTCAGTTGAAAGTGTGTTGGGTAAATGCCTGACAAAGTGCAGCCACTCATGCGAGCTCCAGTTTTTAGTGTTTAAGGAAGCAGCGCCTTTCCCCCTTACCCATTGATTTAATGCAGTATCAACAGCAATGAATCGTGACGAAGTAAACTTAGGGCAATTGGCCGGTAGTCCGGGTTCAAAAACCCAATTCTCGATATCAATTTTTTTAGCTAAGGTTTTTTTGTTGCCAATAAGTTCTTTGTAATAATAGTCAATGAACTCTTCGCTGGAAATGGATTTAAAGGCATATGAGCTAAAATATTTCTTTAAAAATGCATCAAATTGTGCTCTGCCTACATTATTTTCTATCGTTTTTAATAAACAAAATCCTTTTTCATAGGCAATATCTCCTACTGCATCGTCTGGATTGCGGTCTTTAAGATTCAATTTGAGTTTGGTGTCTGCGCTGGCGGGGCCTAAATCAGTAATTGTTGCCTGAAGTTCCTGAAATCCTAACACCGAAAGCATATTCGTGTAATCTTTTCCTTCCATTGCTTCCATGATGCGGCGCTCAAAATAAACGGTAAAGCCTTCGTTTAGCCACATATCGTTCCAGGAGGCATTGGTTGCCAGGTTTCCACTCCATGAATGAGCCAGTTCATGTGCCACCAGGCTAACCAACGAGCGGTCGCCGGCAATAATAGTTGGCGTAGCAAAGGTTAGTTCCGGATTCTCCATGCCGCCAAATGGAAAACTTGGTGGTAACACCAATACATCATAACGTCCCCATCTATAAGGTCCGTATAGTTTTTCTGCTGCCTCTATCATTTTGGGTAAACCAGCAAATTCCCAGGCACATTTTTTTATCATGCTTCGCTCAGCGTATACGCCTGAATTTTTACCCAAACTGCGAAATTCAAGATCGCCAACTGCGAGTGCCAACAAATATGACGATATAGGATTTTTTTGTTTGAACTGAAATTGTCCATTACTGGTTTTGCCTATAGGGTTGGTCGCGCTCATTAATGCCATCAAGTTCGAAGGAACCTTGACAGAAGCATCGTAGGTAAATCGTATTGCCGGACTATCCTGACATGGAATCCAGCTTCGGGCCAAAATGGCTTGTGACTGAGTAAATAAGAAAGGATGAGTTTTGTCGGCAGTTTGTTGGGGATTAAGCCATTGAAGGGCTTCGGCCTTAGGTGACGTTTTATACCAGATGGCCACTTTCTTTGTTTTGGGGCCAATTGTAATATTTAAAGGACGCCCTAAATATTTCTTTTCATGGCCTAAGCTGAATGCCGTTGTTTGATTATCCACCTTAACGCTATCAATCAGTAAATTGTTGGTATCAAAAACAATGGATTCTGTTTTTTCTTTTGTTTCTATATCCCAGACGGCAACTCCCAATAATTGCCTGTTTTCAAAATCTACACTAAGGGTAAGGTTAAGGTGTTTTACCCATGCTTCCGTTGGATTGGAAAAACTGTGAATATCATTTGGTCTAATAGGTGTTTTCTCTCTTGGGGAGCTTTTTCTTTCGGGCTTACAGGCTAAGATTGCCAACGAAAGCAAAGCAATATATTTTATTTTCATGGTTTTGGGTTAGTACTATCTATTTTGGTTTAATTATTACAGATGAATAAAGTTAACATAATAGCGAGCCTTCGCCGTTGAAGGTTTTCCATTAACTATAGCAGGAATCCATAGAGGACCATGCTTTAGTGCCTCAATTGATGACTGATCAAATTCAGGCCCCATACTTTTTAACACCTTGAAATTGCTCAACATTCCATTCGTATTAACAGTAAATTCCAGCTCAACAGTTCCTTCCCGCCCCATTTCTGTAAATTCTTTTGGGTATGCAATGTTTTTATTTATATAAATACGGTATGAAGCGTCTTCTATCGCCAGTTTAGGCGGTGCATTTTCCGGGTTGGGTTTGGTAAGAAACTGTTCAACTGCTACTTTGGCAAGTTTCTTAACGTCAGGCATTAATCCGTAAATAAACTTTTGCTGGGCTTCTTTCGGTTTAATAGTTTCAGTGATATAATTTTCCTTGCTTAAGGTAACCTCGCTTTTTGTCGACGAAGTAGGCAGATTAACCTCTCCCTCGGTATTGGTTAGCGCAGTGGTTTGTGTGCCTGACACCTGTACTTTAACATTCTCAATCGGTTTGTTGGTTAAAAGATCAATTGCCTGAATGTGAATGCCCAACTGTTTATTAATCAAAGTTTCGCGGAGGGCACTTTTAGCCACGCTCCTTTTTGCAATAACGGTTTCGGCCAAGAGCCCTTGAATGGCTTTTGAGGTATCAACTTCAATAGCAGCAGCCTGTGCTGCAGTTGGAGCAGTCATAACAGCAGCCGGAGTGGTTGGCTTAGGGTTTACAATATCCTTTTTGTCTTTAACTGTAAGCTGACGTTTAGAGTCAGAAATCGATGTTTTTACGATATTTTGAGTGATCTCTTGCTGATGCGCCAATGCCTCTTTCGGTAAGTAAATTAACAGTGTGTCATTTGAATGAACCAGAAACAGTTCGTCAATTTCCCGTGATGCCATTAACCTGTCATTGTTTTGCTTCTTAATAATATAAAAAGCACCAATCCCTACTACGGCCGCAATTGTTGCAGCAATACTTAACTTATGCCATGGCAACTCTCGCTGACGGCTTCGGTCCTTGAGTTTTTGATTTAATTGGTGTTGCAGATCAACAATCGCCTTATTGGTATTAACGCCGGTTTTCTTCATGGCAATAAATCCTTCAAGTGCATCGCGCTCCAGGTCCGATTCGAGCATGCGTTGCAGTTCCTCCGGAGCAATATCTTGCCCAGCTAATTCTTTTAGCTCTTTGGCTAAAAGTTCAGGATCAATATTTTTATGCAACTTAGCCATTGTTCTTTTCTACACAAATTTTAAGGTTACGCTTGCCATTCTGAATATAACTCTTCACTTTATTGGCATCGAAACCCGTGATGTCCACAATCTCTTTGTAGCTTTTCTGCTGCAAATAGAAAAGGTTTATACATATTTTTTGCTCTTCCGGCAGCTGATGGATACATTTTTCCATAGCTTGGAGAGCAAACTCCTTGTCATTTATACCATTATGATGCTCGTCAGAAGCAAATTCCATATACTCATCATCCTCATCTTTTATTTCCGCCATACTTTGCTCGATGGCGTACTTCTTAGACCGGAGCTGCATAAGACAGTAATTTTTGGCCACAACATGTATCCAGGATTTCCAATTGGTTACATGCTGATGTAAAAGGTCTCTCGAGATTTTCTCAAAAATGTGCATCACTGCATCTTTGCTTTCCTCTTCATCCTTAAAGTATTTAAAGCAAACTGCAAAAATGAGCTCCATATATCGTCCATACAATTCCCCTAAATGCGAAATATCACCGGTACGGCGGTATAAGGCAAGTAACTCCGAATCTTCTTTCGGTTTGGGTTTATTGAATAGCTTTATAAACATGAATAGAATCTATGGGGAAAGTTAGAAATATTGCAATTAAAAGCCAATAGGAATTATGGTACGACCTGTTTTAAGTCGTGCCAAATACGGTAAAGCAGGGAAATTATTCGAGATTGTTAATTTTTGAATAGAGGCGCCAGCATAATAAATATAAGCCGCTGCAAAGAAAAACTACCATACTTATGAGACCTACAAAGGAGGCTTCATCAGAGATAGAGCATTGATTAATTTTCAGGAATATACCGCACACAAACAGGAATAAGCTGATTACGCCGGTCCAAATAATTAGCCTGTTAAAGGTTTTCATAGTGGATTTGGTTTATTGCGCCGAAAAATAAAAAAATAAAACAAAATTTGGCTTTGATGCAATAAAAATTATTTATTTTCTGTCGTAATAGGTTTGACAGGGAAATCTTTTAAAATTTCCATAACTATTTTATCAACATTCTTTTTTATGCTCTCGGTTTTCTCAGGGATGATTCCGTTTGCGCCGGCACTCCATAGTAATTTTTGAGCCTTTGTATCAACAAAATCGAATGTAGCAAATCCTTCACGGTAACGGCCGGTCTCTACGGTTTCGCTTTTCCACGAATAATTACGAGTCCCCATGTACTTTGGTCTGTCAGGGTCGGTAAAGCTAGTTTGCCGGGTGCTTACTTTTTCTTTAACCACTAAGCCAATATTAATTAACAAATCAGGTGAACTGTCATTTTGTACTAAGCCTCTTTTATTCAGTTCTGCTGTTAGGGCGGACTTAATTATCTGAGTCCTTTCACTAAAATTTGAAGAAATTGTATCACCACTGGCATCGAGTTTATAGAACGCATAAGTTTTAAATTGACTCCAGTCGGTATTGGCTGGAGTGTCTTGAACAGTGACTTTTGGGCCGGAGCAAGAAATTTCGATAATAAGTAAAGCAAATAGCAGTAAATTCTTCATGATCTTTTTAAATATAACGAATCGAAGTCCGGTTAATGATATTTCAATAGAAATAGAAATTTAATAGGACTGGATGGGATAAAATGTAAAAAGCCCGTCAGAAATTAATGGCTGACGGGCTTTTAAGTATTTAAAATATTGTTATCGTTTCATTTTAGGCATATTACGCATCATTTTAGCTGCTTGACCGGGGTCAGCAAAGATTTTCATCATTTTGCGCATATCCTCGAATTGTTTTAATAACTTATTTACTTCAGTAATGGAAGTTCCACTGCCTGCAGCAATTCGGTTACGGCGACCTCCGTTAATTAATTCAGGGTTCTCGCGTTCAAGCGGGGTCATCGACTGAATAATAGCCTCAATATGCTTAAATGCATCGTCGTCAATGTCAACATCTTTAATGGCCTTTCCTACTCCAGGGATCATTCCCATCAAATCTTTAATGTTACCCATTTTCTTGATTTGATTCAATTGAGAAAGGAAATCGTTAAAGTCGAATTTGTTTTTGCGAATTTTCTTTTGGAGTTCGGCGGCTTGTTTTTCGTCAAACTGTTGCTGTGCACGCTCAACGAGTGAAACCACGTCACCCATTCCCAAAATACGCGAAGCCATACGGTCAGGGTAGAATACGTCAATTGCATCCATTTTTTCTCCTGTACCAATAAACTTGATAGGCTTGTGTACTACCGATTTAATTGAAAGTGCCGCACCTCCTCGTGTATCACCATCTAATTTGGTTAAAACAACACCCGTAAAATCAAGACGATCATTAAATGCTTTGGCTGTATTTACCGCATCCTGGCCAGTCATTGAATCTACCACAAATAAAATTTCGTGTGGCTTAGTGGCCGCCTTAACTTCGGCAATCTCATTCATCATCTCCTCGTCAATAGCCAATCGGCCTGCGGTATCAATGATTACAACATTGCAATTTTGGGCTTTTGCCTGAGCAATACCTTCCTGTGCAATTTTAACTGGGTCTTTAGATCCGTAGTCGGTGTGTACGGGAACCCCAATTTGGTCAGAAAGCACTTTCAATTGGTCAATAGCTGCCGGACGATAAACGTCAGCGGCTACAAGAAAAGGCTTTCTCCCCTTTTGAGTTTTTAGAAAATTGGCCAATTTGCCGGTAAATGTTGTTTTACCAGCACCATTTAAACCAGCAATTAGAATAATTGATGGGTTTTGTTTCAGGTCAAGTTCTGAAACGTTACCTCCCATTAATTCTACTAACTCATCATTTACAACTTTTACCATTAACTGTCCCGGAGAAACAGAGGTGAGCACATTCATACCCAACGCTTTTTCTTTTACCGTATCAGTAAAGGTTTTTGCGGTTTTATAGTTTACGTCGGCATCAAGAAGGGCTTTACGCACTTCTTTTACAGTTTCAGCCACGTTAATTTCTGTAATGCTGCCGTGGCCCTTCAGAACTTTAAATGCCCTGTCGAGCTTATCGGATAAATTATCAAACATAATTTCAGTAATAATCTGATTTCAAGGGCTGCAAAGTTAATATTTTATTGCTAATTAGGAATCATTTACTGCATAGAGGCTATATATTTGCTACAATTATTTGTGACCAAGCACATCGATATTGAATGTTTTTGTGCATTTTTAGCCATAACTCAAAAGTTGCGCTATGAAAGCCATTAAACTACTCGCACTGTTTTGCTCTTTTACAATATTATTAACTTCTTGCTACGATTCAGTTCAACGAATAGAATTTAAGGATAACGGAGGGGGGACCATTGCTTACAGCATAGATTTTAGTAAAGGTATTGGTATGCTTAAGGCATTTATTCCAGATTCGGTTCAACAATCAGTCAGTTTTTCGCGGAAAATCGACACAACGGTTACCATGATTGAAACCGTGCCGGACAGTGTGAAAAAGCAAAAAAGTGAGGACGCGCTGAAGATGCTTGCATCTACAACAATGAAGGCTCAGGTTGATATGATGAACAATTTAATGAAGATCAATTTTAACGGACAGGCTTCTAACGAGAAAGAACTTCGTTTTTGGTTGCAAAACTTTGACAAGGAGGCTTCTTTTGGGGGAGCAATGCCGGCCGGAGGCGCTCAATTTAGCGGGAATACATCGGGTTTAACGTCTGACTATTTTACATATGAGTATAGGAAAGGATATTTTAAACGAAAAGTGGATACGGTGTTATTCAGGAATAACATGAAACAGAACGAAGCTGTTTATGATATGGTTAATAATGCTGGAATGGATGCCAACTTTACACTCGAATTAATATTTCCAAAACCAATAAAACGCTATAATGCTTCTAATATGACTGTTAGTGGCAATAAAAAGAGTGGGGTTCTAAAATATTCTATGAAAGAAGCTATAATAAACCCTCAAATTATGAACGTGGAAGTTGAATTTTAGTAGAAACGAGGTGCAGAAAAATAAAACCCGCTTAGTGTTAAATACTAAGCGGGTTTTATTTACCTTAATATGATGGATTAATAAGGATTATTCTCCTTCTGGCCAGTATAAATAAAATGCAACGGCAAATGGTTCAATTGCAAACATGGTTAAGTAAACTTTTCCCAATATTTCAATAAATGTTGTTTGAGCGGCATGACCGCTATAACTAAATATTGCCAATGCAACAATAAATAAAATGATGGCAATAATTAAATTAAATGTCATCAGTCTCGGAATCAAATTATCTTTTCTATTCATCTGATTTATAGTTCTCCTTTTGAGGTTGAAAAGGTTAATTACCTGTTTATAAATACTCAGCCACAAAAATAGAAAAATTACCCAAAAAGCAACAGATAAGCTTTTTTATCAATTAATATTATTTATTCATCCAACGGTAAAAACGATTAATCAGGCTTTTAACCGGTGTTACCAATTTATGTAATTCTGCAACCATAATCTTTCAACCCAGTAATATTTAAATCTTCGTCCCAATAATACTTAAATTTTCTATATGTAGAACGAGCTTTGTATACAAAAAGTATTTTACTCGATTTTTTTTAATCCTTCGTCCGGTTCTTCTTGCTGTTTACCAATCAGGTATTTACCTACCCAGGCAAGTGTAAAGGTTGGGATAACGTCGGAACCTGGCAAAATCTCTTCAAGAAAATTAAATGCACCGCCAATCAATCCAAATTTTCGTTTGAATAGAAAAAAGAAAACTGTGGCCGAAAACGGAGCCCAAAAGAGATCGCCTACCTCACCAATCAGAGGAATAGAGTAAGTACTCATGCCAAGTATGTCCATAATAAGACAAATGGCAAGGTCTGTGTATTTCTTTTGGGTGGTATTCATACAGTACGAATTACTTAAAATCTTTTAACATTGATATAATAAAGATCCTCGGCAACTTTTACATCAGCTGTGGTTTTAGCTGAAAGTTGTTGCCATGTTGAGGTTGGCCTAATAATTCTCCATTTTTTATCAGCTAAAGCAACCTTAATTGGCATATCAAAACCAGCAACATCAGCTTTCCAGCGATAGTTTACATTCCCATCTATTTCTTTTAACTCAAGCGTTGGAATATTGGTATACTTCAAATATTGATAAAACACTTTGGTTAAATCCGTTCCTGTTTTTTTATTGGCATAATTAACAATGTCATCGGTTGTTACCGTTTGATGCCAGAATTTAGTCGGAACACCTTTAAGCATTTCGAAGAATTTTTCATCACCCACAATGCTTCTGATAGTATGCAACATTAATCCACCTTTGTAATACATATCTCCCGACCCCTCCTCGTTTACACCATAAGGGCCAATAATTGGCTTGTCGTTATGTACGCTTTGTTTGTAACCATTAATGTGTTTTAGATAATCCTGGTATCCAAATTCGCATTCAGCATAGATAGATTCAGAGTAATTGGTGAAACTTTCATGTATCCACATGTCGGCAATGTCCTTAGAGGTAACACTGTTGCCAAACCACTCATGCCCGCTTTCATGAATAATGATGAAGTCGAATTTGGTCCCCACTCCTGAATGGGTTAAATCATTTCCTAAGTACCCGTTTTTGTATTTGTTGCCATATGCTACAGCACTTTGGTGCTCCATTCCTAAATAAGGAGTTTCTATCAGTTTATACCCATCCTCATAAAAGGGATAAGGACCAAAACGGTATTCAAAACAGGTTAGCATTGATTTCACTTGTTTGAACTGTTCTTTGGCCTTGGACAAATTTTCCCGCAGTACATAATAGTCTAAATCGAGGTTATTGTGTTTGTCGCTGAAATGAGCATACTTGGCGATGTTTACAGAAACATCGTAATTGTTTATTGGATTACTTACAAACCAATTGTATTTTACATAACCATTGTTAAGGTCTTGTGTTGATCGTAGTCTTCCGTTTGAAACGTCCATCAGATCTTTTGGAACAGCAATGCTGATCATCATACTGTCGGGTTCATCACTTTGGTGATCCTTGTTAGGCCACCATAGGCTTGCTCCTGTTCCCTGGCAAGCCACTCCGACCCAAGTATCGCCAGCTTTGTCTTTTGTCCAGACAAAACCACCGTCCCATGGAGCACGTTTGGCCACCATTGGTTTGCCTGAATAATAAAAACGCAGGGTTTGGGTTGAATTGGCTTTAATCTTTTCCGGGAAATCAATAAACACCGCTCCGAACTCACGTTTGTAAGGGAGTTCGTTTCCCTTCCAAACAATTTTATCAACCTTCATATTGGCAAAAAGGTCTACCTGAATACGTTTAAAATCGCTAACAGTTTTAAAAGTAATATCATTATATCCCTCAATCGATTGTTGTTCGGTGTCAACTTTAATGTCCAAATGATAGAAGGTGACGTCATAGCAAGAACGTTCGGCGCTTAAAGTTCCCCTTAGTGTATCGGCCCGGGTAAAATGACGGGGGCCATCCATCAGTTGGGCCTTAGCAGAGAAGGAAAGCGCTGAAGCCGCAATCAAAAAGAATGATTTTCGAATGTTCATACGTTATAGTTTAAAGTTGATTAAAAT
Above is a window of Solitalea lacus DNA encoding:
- the trmD gene encoding tRNA (guanosine(37)-N1)-methyltransferase TrmD, with the translated sequence MRIDIITVLPQLLDSPFAHSILKRAQSKGLAEIVVHNLRDYSSNKHKTVDDYPYGGGSGMVMMVEPFVLCIEKLKAERDYDEVIFMTPDGEVLNQSICNQLSTQKNFIVLCGHYKGIDNRIREHFVTREISIGDYVLSGGELPAAILVDAVVRLIPGVLSDETSALSDSFQGDLLDAPVYTRPAEFRGWKVPDILLSGNTPEIEKWRYEQSLERTRTRRPDLLED
- a CDS encoding carboxypeptidase-like regulatory domain-containing protein gives rise to the protein MIKKLRYLLALLVAVCAASALYAQTQPVQQPVIQFSGTIYSADSLSEKIPFVNIRVKNSRRGTVSDINGFFSIPMYKTDTLVFSALGYGNFEFILQDEVPNNRLYLNIRMHPQIYTLKGVTVYGLTKENFKRAFLELEIPENAYAYKVNPKTIPTEEELKLPPPVGIRVSPSELLKEIPFIKNASDKKKHKKRIEKVEKDGEDIPKME
- the rimM gene encoding ribosome maturation factor RimM (Essential for efficient processing of 16S rRNA); its protein translation is MKAEDFFSIGYISKTQGLKGEVQVYLEEDILDSYFSKNTLFVELNGKPIPYFIENMRFQKSVAYFGLEDVNSIEEAAKLVGKKVLIPKKLRPKRKTGELTYKDLTGYFVTDETKGDLGKISEVFEYPKQFVASISVNDTEVLLPLNEDIIKSIDVKSKKLTVSMPEGLLDIYLGNLF
- a CDS encoding 30S ribosomal protein S16, which translates into the protein MPAKIRLQRHGKKGNAFYHIVVADSRAPRDGKFIERIGSYNPNTNPATIDLNVDKGVEWLQNGAQPTDTVRAILSYKGVLYKKHLLGGVTKGALTQEQAEAKFTAWIEAKETRVNAKKTGLVNAAADKAKARYAEEVKIKEERAAAIAAKNAPVVEEAPAEEAPEAPATEETNEAAAE
- a CDS encoding 5' nucleotidase, NT5C type; this translates as MIKLAIDMDEVMADTWAKFIHRFKEREGFEITSEMLTGKELSQAVPAELKPKVHEWINEKGFFRDLPVMKDAQKVVKELNKKYEVFVASAASEFRNSYEDKYDWLAEYFPFIDWRHIVFCGDKSIIGADIMIDDRIRNFSQFKGRPILYSSPHNHFIKDYERVNNWEEVAELLL
- a CDS encoding YciI family protein, which gives rise to MKAVIIGESSNATMDTIMSVYPRHKSIVDKYIKSGDVIGIGPFSDMGNMAIFKTRASAEAFVREDPFILEGIIKSYVIKDWKDELI
- a CDS encoding M1 family metallopeptidase, which encodes MKIKYIALLSLAILACKPERKSSPREKTPIRPNDIHSFSNPTEAWVKHLNLTLSVDFENRQLLGVAVWDIETKEKTESIVFDTNNLLIDSVKVDNQTTAFSLGHEKKYLGRPLNITIGPKTKKVAIWYKTSPKAEALQWLNPQQTADKTHPFLFTQSQAILARSWIPCQDSPAIRFTYDASVKVPSNLMALMSATNPIGKTSNGQFQFKQKNPISSYLLALAVGDLEFRSLGKNSGVYAERSMIKKCAWEFAGLPKMIEAAEKLYGPYRWGRYDVLVLPPSFPFGGMENPELTFATPTIIAGDRSLVSLVAHELAHSWSGNLATNASWNDMWLNEGFTVYFERRIMEAMEGKDYTNMLSVLGFQELQATITDLGPASADTKLKLNLKDRNPDDAVGDIAYEKGFCLLKTIENNVGRAQFDAFLKKYFSSYAFKSISSEEFIDYYYKELIGNKKTLAKKIDIENWVFEPGLPANCPKFTSSRFIAVDTALNQWVRGKGAASLNTKNWSSHEWLHFVRHLPNTLSTEKMKELDKAFGFTNTGNSEVLTAWLTLAINNHYVEAYPSLARFLNHVGRRRFLLPLYNALTTTEEGKKMARDIYSTARVNYHFVSQQSIDELLK